A genomic window from Lycium barbarum isolate Lr01 chromosome 4, ASM1917538v2, whole genome shotgun sequence includes:
- the LOC132635535 gene encoding catechol oxidase B, chloroplastic-like, with protein MASSSTIPLCTTTTPSSSSSFFAKPSQLFLQGRNKQSFKVSCNANNTGEHDKNLDGVDRRNVLLGLGGLYGAANLAPLTATASPIPAPDLKSCSRAQINFPEDPPVPYSCCPPKPDDMDCVPYYKFPPMTKHIRPPAHAVDEEYIEKYQLATSNMRGLDTNPNDPRGFKQQANIHCAYCNGAYMIDGKKLQVHESWLFFPFHRWYLYFYERILGSLIDDPTFRLPYWNWDHPKGMRLPPMFDVPGSSLYDERRNPHVRNGTIIDLGFFGEETKTTQLQTMTNNLTLMYRQMITNAPCPLLFFGKPYRLGSDIDPGAGTIENIPHTPVHIWTGTVATPKGEQPIDGVRSYGEDMGNFYSAGLDPVFFCHHGNVDRMWNEWKAIGGKRRDLADKDWLNSEFFFYDENRNPWRVKVRDCLDSKKMGYDYAPMPTPWRNFKPKKTTSGKVPTGSLPPASKVFPLAKMDRAISFSINRPASSRTPQDKNEQEEMLTFNNVKHDKLEYIRFDVFLNTDKTVNEDHELHKAEFGGSYTSLPHVHADHNSCAKGVSFQLAITELLEDIGLEDEETIAVTMVPKKGGEFVSIECVEIKLEDC; from the coding sequence ATGGCTTCTTCTTCTACTATACCTTTGTGCACCACCACTACTCCCTCTTCTTCTTCATCCTTCTTTGCAAAACCCTCTCAGCTTTTCCTCCAAGGAAGGAATAAGCAAAGTTTCAAGGTTTCATGCAATGCCAACAACACTGGCGAGCATGACAAAAACCTTGATGGTGTTGATAGGAGAAATGTGCTTCTTGGTTTAGGAGGGCTCTATGGTGCTGCTAATCTTGCACCATTAACCGCCACTGCTTCTCCTATACCAGCCCCTGATCTCAAATCTTGTAGTAGAGCCCAGATAAATTTTCCTGAAGATCCACCTGTACCTTACAGTTGTTGCCCCCCTAAGCCAGATGACATGGACTGCGTTCCATATTACAAGTTCCCTCCTATGACCAAACATATCCGTCCGCCTGCTCATGCGGTTGATGAGGAGTACATAGAGAAGTACCAGTTAGCCACTAGTAATATGAGGGGACTTGACACAAACCCTAATGACCCTCGTGGGTTCAAGCAACAAGCCAATATCCATTGTGCTTATTGCAACGGTGCTTACATGATTGATGGCAAAAAGTTACAAGTTCATGAATCATGGCTTTTCTTCCCATTCCATAGATGGTACTTGTACTTCTATGAGAGAATCTTGGGATCCCTTATCGATGATCCAACTTTTCGTTTGCCATATTGGAACTGGGACCATCCAAAGGGCATGCGTTTGCCTCCCATGTTCGATGTTCCAGGCTCTTCCCTTTACGACGAAAGGCGTAACCCACATGTCCGTAACGGAACCATAATCGATCTTGGTTTTTTCGGCGAGGAAACCAAAACCACTCAACTCCAGACGATGACGAATAACTTAACTCTGATGTATCGTCAAATGATAACTAACGCTCCATGCCCGCTGCTCTTCTTTGGTAAGCCTTACCGTCTGGGAAGTGATATTGACCCAGGGGCGGGAACCATTGAAAACATCCCTCACACTCCTGTCCACATTTGGACTGGTACAGTGGCTACACCGAAAGGTGAGCAACCGATAGATGGTGTCAGGTCATACGGCGAGGATATGGGTAATTTCTACTCAGCTGGTTTGGACCCGGTTTTCTTTTGCCACCACGGCAATGTGGACCGGATGTGGAATGAATGGAAAGCAATAGGAGGGAAACGAAGGGATTTGGCAGACAAAGATTGGTTGAACTCGGAGTTCTTTTTCTACGATGAAAACCGCAACCCATGGCGTGTGAAAGTGCGAGACTGTTTGGACTCCAAGAAGATGGGATACGATTACGCACCAATGCCCACCCCATGGCGTAACTTTAAACCAAAAAAGACCACATCAGGGAAAGTGCCTACAGGTTCACTTCCACCAGCCAGCAAGGTATTCCCACTCGCGAAAATGGACAGAGCCATTTCCTTTTCCATCAATAGGCCAGCTTCATCGAGGACTCCACAGGATAAAAATGAACAAGAGGAGATGCTAACATTCAATAATGTCAAGCATGATAAGTTGGAGTATATAAGGTTTGATGTTTTCCTCAACACAGACAAGACGGTGAATGAGGATCATGAGCTTCACAAGGCAGAGTTTGGAGGAAGCTACACCAGCTTGCCGCACGTTCATGCAGATCATAATTCCTGTGCTAAGGGTGTTTCTTTCCAGCTGGCCATCACTGAACTGTTGGAGGACATTGGATTGGAAGATGAAGAAACTATTGCGGTAACTATGGTTCCAAAGAAAGGTGGCGAATTTGTCTCCATTGAATGTGTGGAGATCAAGCTTGAGGATTGTTAA